Proteins encoded together in one Bacteroides ovatus window:
- a CDS encoding DUF3440 domain-containing protein, whose protein sequence is MTKKKIAGTKNVYELAQERLKVIFNEFDNIYVSFSGGKDSGVLLNMCIDYIRKNNLKVRLGVFHMDYEIQYKMTIDYVDRMLEANKDILDVYRVCIPFRVATCTSMYQSFWRPWEDSKKNIWVRSMPKKAMTKEDFPFYNTTMWDYEFQMRFAQWIHNKKDAVRTCCLIGIRTQESFNRWRCIYMSRKFQMYHKYKWTSKVGNDIYNAYPIYDWKTTDVWTANGKFQWDYNVLYDLYYRAGVNLERQRVASPFINEAQESLQLYRVLDPNTWGKMVGRVNGVNFTGMYGGTHAMGWQSVKLPEGYTWREFMYFLLSTLPERARKNYLRKLSVSVNFWRTKGGCLSDATIQKLIDAKVPIIVMDNSNYKTLKKPVRMEYQDDIDIPEFKEIPTYKRMCVCILKNDHACKYMGFSPTKEEMSKRSQIMEQYRIIVS, encoded by the coding sequence ATGACGAAAAAGAAAATAGCAGGCACAAAGAATGTATATGAATTAGCACAAGAACGACTGAAAGTTATATTTAATGAATTTGATAATATATATGTGTCATTCTCCGGAGGTAAAGACAGCGGGGTACTGCTGAATATGTGTATCGATTATATCCGGAAGAATAACCTGAAGGTACGTTTGGGAGTTTTTCACATGGATTATGAGATCCAGTATAAAATGACCATCGACTATGTAGACCGGATGCTGGAGGCCAATAAGGATATTTTGGATGTATACCGGGTATGCATCCCTTTCCGTGTGGCTACCTGCACCTCGATGTATCAATCTTTTTGGCGTCCGTGGGAAGACAGCAAAAAGAATATATGGGTTCGTTCCATGCCGAAAAAGGCAATGACCAAAGAAGATTTTCCTTTTTATAATACAACCATGTGGGATTATGAATTTCAGATGCGTTTTGCGCAATGGATACATAATAAAAAAGATGCAGTGCGCACTTGTTGTCTGATCGGGATTCGTACACAGGAAAGTTTCAATCGGTGGAGATGTATCTATATGAGCCGTAAATTCCAGATGTATCATAAATATAAATGGACTTCAAAAGTAGGGAATGATATTTATAATGCCTACCCTATTTATGACTGGAAAACAACGGATGTATGGACTGCCAATGGAAAATTCCAGTGGGATTATAATGTTTTATACGATCTTTATTATCGTGCCGGAGTCAATCTGGAGCGTCAGCGTGTAGCAAGTCCCTTTATTAATGAGGCACAAGAGAGCTTGCAGCTTTACCGGGTGCTTGATCCTAATACCTGGGGTAAAATGGTGGGAAGGGTGAACGGTGTGAACTTTACCGGTATGTATGGTGGTACTCATGCAATGGGATGGCAATCGGTGAAACTTCCCGAAGGATATACATGGCGCGAGTTTATGTATTTTTTGTTGTCTACTCTGCCGGAGCGGGCGAGGAAGAATTATCTACGGAAACTTTCAGTGAGCGTGAATTTCTGGCGGACAAAAGGCGGATGCCTGAGTGATGCCACCATCCAGAAGCTGATTGATGCGAAAGTACCGATTATCGTTATGGACAACAGTAACTACAAAACGTTGAAAAAACCGGTACGTATGGAATATCAGGATGATATTGACATTCCGGAATTCAAAGAAATACCCACGTATAAGCGAATGTGCGTTTGTATTCTTAAGAATGACCATGCCTGCAAATATATGGGATTCTCACCTACAAAGGAGGAGATGAGTAAGAGAAGTCAAATTATGGAACAATATAGAATCATAGTATCATGA
- a CDS encoding IbrB-like domain-containing protein has protein sequence MSVDKSPVYEVKAVPVEKVYANDYNPNVVAPPEMKLLELSIWEDGFTMPCVCYYNKDEDRYILVDGYHRYTVLKTSQRIYKRENGLLPIVVIDKDLSNRMSSTIRHNRARGMHNIELMCNIVAELDKAGMSDQWIMKNIGMDRDELLRLKQISGLADLFANREFSIPDEVAPTETERKTL, from the coding sequence ATGAGTGTAGATAAAAGCCCTGTTTACGAGGTAAAAGCGGTACCCGTAGAAAAAGTATATGCGAACGATTATAATCCGAATGTCGTTGCACCGCCTGAAATGAAGTTGCTGGAACTTTCTATTTGGGAAGATGGCTTTACGATGCCATGTGTATGTTACTACAATAAAGATGAAGACCGTTATATCCTGGTGGATGGTTACCATCGCTATACGGTATTGAAAACTTCCCAACGAATCTATAAGCGTGAAAACGGTTTGTTGCCGATTGTGGTGATAGACAAAGACTTGTCTAACCGTATGAGTTCAACAATCCGGCACAACCGTGCGCGTGGAATGCATAACATTGAATTGATGTGCAACATTGTTGCGGAGCTTGATAAGGCAGGTATGTCCGATCAATGGATAATGAAAAATATTGGTATGGATCGTGATGAATTGTTGCGCCTGAAACAAATTTCAGGACTTGCTGATCTGTTTGCTAATCGCGAATTCAGTATTCCTGATGAGGTGGCACCTACGGAAACTGAGCGTAAAACCTTATAA